The sequence CATAGCCGAAACCTATAAAGAGACCAAAATACCACGGTTTTAGAATAAACGGCCATATAATCATTGCAACTATGGAGATCGGGATTAGTGGTTTGAGAACGTTAAAGATTTCTCCAATGGTTATCTTGCCTAGGATGACAAGGGTGAGGACTATCAGGAGGAAAAGGAGGGATAGAAGTATGGGAGAGTTAAAGAGGATTAAAGCTATTATGCCAAAAAGAGAGCCAATTATCTTCACCCTCGGATCAAGACGGTGAAGGAGGGAGTCCCTTTCAAGGTATAGCGTGTACATCATGTTCTCATCTCCAAGGCTTTTACGAACTCCTCAACACTCCTGAAGAATTCCAAACCTATCTCCTCACTTATTGTGAGAAGCCTTGGCCTGTCTAAGTCGTATTTTCTTAAATCAAGCTCAAAAAACTCTTTAACGTCCCCATCAAAAACCTTTTTTCCTTGGTATAGAAGTACAACCCTCTCTGCCAGCTCAAGAACCAAGTCCATTTCATGGGTTATTAGGAGTATTCCATGCCCTTCTCTGTAAAGTTTTCTGATTATCTTCTTTATGCCTTCGGCATTTTTTTCATCGAGCCCTGTTGTGGGTTCGTCGAGGATTAGATATTTGGGCTTCATAGCCAAAATGCATGCTATTGCTAAGCGCTGCTTTTCCCCACCGCTGAGAGAATAAGGTGAGCGATCCTCATAACCCTCGAGGTTAACCTCTCTTAACGCCCATTTGACCCTCTCCTCAATCTCCTCCTCTGAGAGACCGAGATTTTTAGGACCAAAAGCAACTTCCCTAAAGACGTTCTCCTCAAAAAACATGTGCTCTGGATTCTGAAAAACGTAACCAACGACTCTCGCAAGCTCGGCAACGCTGTGTTTTCTAGTGTCCATGCCATCCACTATGACTTCACCTTTTGTCGGCTTCAAAAGTCCATTCAAATGCTTTGCGAGGGTTGTTTTCCCAGAACCATTAGGGCCAACTAGGGCTATAATCTCGTTTCCGAAAGTTAGCCTAACTCCCCTAAGGGCTTCTTTCTTCCCCTCGTAGATATGCCACAGATCCCTTACCTCTATCATCTTTCAAGAGTTTGAGGTGATGCTTTAAAAAATTGCCTCTGCTGAGAGATGTTTATATATTTTTGTAAAGAGACTACGTGTAAACTCAAGCAGATCTACTTCTTTTTTAAGTTCCTCTTTCATTGAAGTTCCATTTACGGGAGTTGGGTTATTTACGTTCACTCCAACCCCAATTATCACGTATTTCACTTGGTCGAGTTCACCCTCAACCTCTACCAAGATACCGGCTATCTTTTTTCCATTCACAAAAATATTCCCATTTGGAGCAACTTCTACAGGGAGTCCATAGTCCTCTAACCCTTCTTTTAATGCTTCCAAAAAAGGATATACGATTCTATTTACATCAG comes from Thermococcus litoralis DSM 5473 and encodes:
- a CDS encoding energy-coupling factor ABC transporter ATP-binding protein, whose translation is MIEVRDLWHIYEGKKEALRGVRLTFGNEIIALVGPNGSGKTTLAKHLNGLLKPTKGEVIVDGMDTRKHSVAELARVVGYVFQNPEHMFFEENVFREVAFGPKNLGLSEEEIEERVKWALREVNLEGYEDRSPYSLSGGEKQRLAIACILAMKPKYLILDEPTTGLDEKNAEGIKKIIRKLYREGHGILLITHEMDLVLELAERVVLLYQGKKVFDGDVKEFFELDLRKYDLDRPRLLTISEEIGLEFFRSVEEFVKALEMRT